The proteins below are encoded in one region of Desulfovibrio psychrotolerans:
- a CDS encoding class I SAM-dependent methyltransferase, translating into MDEYQLLADLHEGTARQGPGGETETLLAMNLAGLDSSHPLRIADIGCGTGASSVLLAGKLDAHVVAVDLFAEFLDQLGPRAAAAGVADRITTLACSMDALPFREGEFDVVWSEGAAYCMGFEAAVSAWRRFLKPGGVLAVSEITWLGAARPSEIQEYWEREYPEIDVASAKMGVMERCGYSPEGYFVQPPHCWREHYYRPLERRFDSFLARHGCCGAGEQGGGASQANQVGQGKQAQAVIDAVKAEIALYEQYGAYYGYGFYVGRRL; encoded by the coding sequence ATGGATGAGTATCAGTTGCTTGCGGACCTGCATGAGGGAACCGCTCGACAGGGGCCGGGCGGAGAGACAGAGACGCTTCTGGCCATGAACCTTGCCGGGCTGGACAGCTCGCACCCGCTGCGCATTGCGGACATAGGCTGCGGAACCGGGGCTTCTTCCGTTCTGCTTGCCGGGAAGCTGGATGCGCATGTTGTGGCGGTGGACCTGTTTGCGGAGTTTTTGGACCAGCTTGGCCCCAGGGCCGCCGCAGCCGGAGTGGCGGACCGCATAACCACCCTTGCCTGCTCCATGGATGCCCTGCCGTTCCGGGAGGGGGAGTTTGATGTTGTATGGTCCGAAGGGGCCGCCTACTGCATGGGGTTTGAGGCGGCGGTTTCGGCATGGAGGCGGTTTCTTAAGCCGGGGGGAGTGCTGGCTGTTTCCGAAATCACATGGCTGGGCGCGGCCCGTCCGTCCGAGATTCAGGAATACTGGGAGCGCGAATACCCGGAAATAGATGTGGCCTCTGCCAAGATGGGGGTTATGGAGCGGTGCGGCTACAGCCCGGAAGGGTATTTTGTCCAGCCGCCGCATTGCTGGCGGGAGCACTATTACCGCCCTTTGGAAAGGCGTTTCGACAGCTTTCTTGCCCGGCATGGCTGCTGCGGCGCGGGTGAGCAGGGTGGTGGGGCCAGTCAGGCCAATCAGGTCGGTCAGGGGAAGCAGGCTCAGGCCGTTATTGATGCGGTGAAAGCCGAAATTGCCCTGTATGAGCAATATGGCGCGTATTACGGCTACGGCTTCTATGTGGGGAGAAGGCTCTGA
- a CDS encoding SAM-dependent methyltransferase gives MDIPRIFNITESAHRIHNPFTPEKFATLGEALRLEPGTRVLDLGSGSGEMLCTWARDYGITGTGVDMSQLFSGQATRRAEELGVADRVEFIHGDAAGYVADEKVGVAACVGATWIGGGFAGTIDLLAQSLAPGGIILIGEPYWRQLPPTEEVAKGCLAHSVADFLLLPQLIRSFGDLGYDVVEMVLANQDGWDRYEAAKWLTMRRWLETNPDDELAGEVRAQLTSEPERYSLYTREYMGWGVFALMAR, from the coding sequence GTGGATATTCCACGGATTTTCAACATAACAGAAAGTGCTCACCGCATTCACAATCCGTTCACACCGGAGAAATTTGCCACGCTGGGCGAGGCGTTGCGGCTGGAACCCGGCACGCGGGTGCTCGACCTGGGAAGCGGCTCCGGTGAGATGCTCTGCACGTGGGCACGCGATTACGGAATTACCGGCACCGGGGTGGACATGAGCCAATTGTTCTCCGGGCAGGCAACGCGCCGCGCCGAGGAACTTGGCGTTGCCGACCGGGTAGAGTTCATTCACGGCGACGCTGCGGGCTATGTGGCTGACGAGAAGGTGGGTGTGGCAGCCTGTGTGGGGGCAACGTGGATTGGGGGCGGCTTTGCCGGAACCATTGATCTGCTGGCTCAGAGCCTTGCTCCCGGCGGGATTATCCTTATCGGCGAGCCGTACTGGCGGCAGTTGCCGCCGACGGAAGAGGTTGCCAAGGGGTGCCTTGCCCATTCGGTTGCGGATTTTCTGCTGCTTCCTCAGCTGATCAGGTCGTTCGGCGACCTTGGCTACGACGTTGTGGAAATGGTTCTGGCGAATCAGGACGGCTGGGACAGGTATGAGGCGGCCAAGTGGCTTACCATGCGCCGCTGGCTTGAGACGAACCCCGATGATGAACTCGCGGGAGAGGTGCGGGCGCAACTGACCTCTGAACCGGAGCGTTATTCTTTGTACACGCGCGAGTATATGGGCTGGGGCGTGTTTGCGCTGATGGCGCGGTGA